One part of the Panthera leo isolate Ple1 chromosome D4, P.leo_Ple1_pat1.1, whole genome shotgun sequence genome encodes these proteins:
- the PRPF4 gene encoding U4/U6 small nuclear ribonucleoprotein Prp4 isoform X1, giving the protein MASSRASSTQATKTKAPDDLVAPVVKKPHIYYGSLEEKERERLAKGESGILGKEGLKAGIEAGNINITSGEVFEIEEHISERQAEVLAEFERRKRARQINVSTDDSEVKACLRALGEPITLFGEGPAERRERLRNILSVVGTDALKKTKKDDEKSKKSKEEYQQTWYHEGPNSLKVARLWIANYSLPRAMKRLEEARLHKEIPETTRTSQMQELHKSLRSLNNFCSQIGDDRPISYCHFSPNSKMLATACWSGLCKLWSVPDCNLLHTLRGHNTNVGAIVFHPKSTVSLDQKDVNLASCAADGSVKLWSLDSDEPVADIEGHTVRVARVMWHPSGRFLGTTCYDRSWRLWDLEAQEEILHQEGHSMGVYDISFHQDGSLAGTGGLDAFGRVWDLRTGRCIMFLEGHLKEIYGINFSPNGYHIATGSGDNTCKVWDLRQRRCVYTIPAHQNLVTGVKFEPIHGNFLLTGAYDNTAKIWTHPGWSPLKTLAGHEGKVMGLDISSDGQLIATCSYDRTFKLWMAE; this is encoded by the exons ATGGCTTCCTCACGAGCCTCCTCCACG CAGGCAACCAAAACTAAGGCACCTGATGACTTAGTTGCTCCCGTTGTGAAGAAACCACATATCTATTACGGAAGtttggaagagaaggagagggagcgTCTGGCCAAAGGAGAGTCTGGGATTTTGGGAAAAGAAGGACTTAAAGCTGGAATTGAAGCAGGAAATATTAACATAACCTCTG GAGAGGTGTTTGAAATTGAAGAGCACATCAGTGAACGACAGGCTGAAGTATTAGCCGAGTTTGAGAGAAGAAAGCGAGCCCGGCAAATCAATGTTTCCACTGATGACTCAGAGGTCAAGGCTTGCCTTAGAGCCTTGGGGGAGCCCATCACACTCTTTGGAGAGGGTCCggctgaaagaagagaaag GTTAAGAAATATCCTCTCAGTGGTTGGTACTGATGCcttaaaaaagaccaaaaaagatGATGAGAAATCTAAGAAGTCCAAAGAAGAG tatcaACAAACCTGGTACCATGAAGGACCAAACAGCCTGAAGGTTGCTAGACTGTGGATTGCTAATTATTCACTGCCAAG GGCAATGAAACGCTTAGAAGAGGCCCGTCTCCATAAAGAGATTCCAGAGACAACGAGGACCTCCCAGATGCAAGAGCTGCACAAATCTCTCCGG tctttgaataATTTCTGCAGTCAGATTGGGGATGATCGGCCTATCTCCTACTGCCACTTTAGTCCTAATTCCAAAATGCTGGCCACAGCTTGTTG GAGTGGGCTTTGCAAGCTCTGGTCTGTTCCCGATTGCAACCTCCTTCACACTCTCCGAG GCCATAACACAAACGTAGGAGCAATTGTATTCCATCCAAAATCCACTGTCTCTTTGGACCAGAAAGATGTCAATCTGGCTTCTTGTGCTGCTGATGGTTCTGTGAAGCTTTGGAGCCTTGACAG tgaTGAACCAGTGGCAGATATTGAAGGCCATACAGTACGTGTGGCCCGTGTAATGTGGCATCCATCAGGACGTTTCTTGGGCACCACTTG ctatGACCGCTCATGGCGCTTATGGGATTTAGAGGCTCAAGAGGAGATCCTGCATCAGGAAGGCCACAGCATGGGCGTGTATGACATCTCCTTCCATCAGGATGGCTCTTTGGCTGGCACTGG GGGACTGGATGCATTTGGTCGTGTTTGGGACCTGCGTACAGGACGGTGTATCATGTTCCTAGAAGGCCACCTGAAGGAAATCTATGGAATAAATTTCTCCCCCAATGG CTACCACATTGCAACCGGCAGCGGTGACAACACCTGCAAAGTGTGGGACCTCCGGCAGCGGCGCTGTGTCTATACCATCCCCGCCCATCAGAACTTAGTGACCGGTGTCAAGTTTGAGC CTATCCATGGGAATTTCTTGCTTACTGGTGCTTACGACAACACAGCCAAGATCTGGACACACCCAGGCTGGTCCCCACTGAAGACTTTGGCTGGCCATGAAGGCAAAGTGATGGGCCTAGACATTTCTTCTGATGGGCAGCTCATAGCCACTTGCTCTTATGACAGGACCTTCAAGCTCTGGATGGCTGAATAG
- the PRPF4 gene encoding U4/U6 small nuclear ribonucleoprotein Prp4 isoform X2, giving the protein MASSRASSTATKTKAPDDLVAPVVKKPHIYYGSLEEKERERLAKGESGILGKEGLKAGIEAGNINITSGEVFEIEEHISERQAEVLAEFERRKRARQINVSTDDSEVKACLRALGEPITLFGEGPAERRERLRNILSVVGTDALKKTKKDDEKSKKSKEEYQQTWYHEGPNSLKVARLWIANYSLPRAMKRLEEARLHKEIPETTRTSQMQELHKSLRSLNNFCSQIGDDRPISYCHFSPNSKMLATACWSGLCKLWSVPDCNLLHTLRGHNTNVGAIVFHPKSTVSLDQKDVNLASCAADGSVKLWSLDSDEPVADIEGHTVRVARVMWHPSGRFLGTTCYDRSWRLWDLEAQEEILHQEGHSMGVYDISFHQDGSLAGTGGLDAFGRVWDLRTGRCIMFLEGHLKEIYGINFSPNGYHIATGSGDNTCKVWDLRQRRCVYTIPAHQNLVTGVKFEPIHGNFLLTGAYDNTAKIWTHPGWSPLKTLAGHEGKVMGLDISSDGQLIATCSYDRTFKLWMAE; this is encoded by the exons ATGGCTTCCTCACGAGCCTCCTCCACG GCAACCAAAACTAAGGCACCTGATGACTTAGTTGCTCCCGTTGTGAAGAAACCACATATCTATTACGGAAGtttggaagagaaggagagggagcgTCTGGCCAAAGGAGAGTCTGGGATTTTGGGAAAAGAAGGACTTAAAGCTGGAATTGAAGCAGGAAATATTAACATAACCTCTG GAGAGGTGTTTGAAATTGAAGAGCACATCAGTGAACGACAGGCTGAAGTATTAGCCGAGTTTGAGAGAAGAAAGCGAGCCCGGCAAATCAATGTTTCCACTGATGACTCAGAGGTCAAGGCTTGCCTTAGAGCCTTGGGGGAGCCCATCACACTCTTTGGAGAGGGTCCggctgaaagaagagaaag GTTAAGAAATATCCTCTCAGTGGTTGGTACTGATGCcttaaaaaagaccaaaaaagatGATGAGAAATCTAAGAAGTCCAAAGAAGAG tatcaACAAACCTGGTACCATGAAGGACCAAACAGCCTGAAGGTTGCTAGACTGTGGATTGCTAATTATTCACTGCCAAG GGCAATGAAACGCTTAGAAGAGGCCCGTCTCCATAAAGAGATTCCAGAGACAACGAGGACCTCCCAGATGCAAGAGCTGCACAAATCTCTCCGG tctttgaataATTTCTGCAGTCAGATTGGGGATGATCGGCCTATCTCCTACTGCCACTTTAGTCCTAATTCCAAAATGCTGGCCACAGCTTGTTG GAGTGGGCTTTGCAAGCTCTGGTCTGTTCCCGATTGCAACCTCCTTCACACTCTCCGAG GCCATAACACAAACGTAGGAGCAATTGTATTCCATCCAAAATCCACTGTCTCTTTGGACCAGAAAGATGTCAATCTGGCTTCTTGTGCTGCTGATGGTTCTGTGAAGCTTTGGAGCCTTGACAG tgaTGAACCAGTGGCAGATATTGAAGGCCATACAGTACGTGTGGCCCGTGTAATGTGGCATCCATCAGGACGTTTCTTGGGCACCACTTG ctatGACCGCTCATGGCGCTTATGGGATTTAGAGGCTCAAGAGGAGATCCTGCATCAGGAAGGCCACAGCATGGGCGTGTATGACATCTCCTTCCATCAGGATGGCTCTTTGGCTGGCACTGG GGGACTGGATGCATTTGGTCGTGTTTGGGACCTGCGTACAGGACGGTGTATCATGTTCCTAGAAGGCCACCTGAAGGAAATCTATGGAATAAATTTCTCCCCCAATGG CTACCACATTGCAACCGGCAGCGGTGACAACACCTGCAAAGTGTGGGACCTCCGGCAGCGGCGCTGTGTCTATACCATCCCCGCCCATCAGAACTTAGTGACCGGTGTCAAGTTTGAGC CTATCCATGGGAATTTCTTGCTTACTGGTGCTTACGACAACACAGCCAAGATCTGGACACACCCAGGCTGGTCCCCACTGAAGACTTTGGCTGGCCATGAAGGCAAAGTGATGGGCCTAGACATTTCTTCTGATGGGCAGCTCATAGCCACTTGCTCTTATGACAGGACCTTCAAGCTCTGGATGGCTGAATAG
- the PRPF4 gene encoding U4/U6 small nuclear ribonucleoprotein Prp4 isoform X3 — protein MLSFVFDRSGLCKLWSVPDCNLLHTLRGHNTNVGAIVFHPKSTVSLDQKDVNLASCAADGSVKLWSLDSDEPVADIEGHTVRVARVMWHPSGRFLGTTCYDRSWRLWDLEAQEEILHQEGHSMGVYDISFHQDGSLAGTGGLDAFGRVWDLRTGRCIMFLEGHLKEIYGINFSPNGYHIATGSGDNTCKVWDLRQRRCVYTIPAHQNLVTGVKFEPIHGNFLLTGAYDNTAKIWTHPGWSPLKTLAGHEGKVMGLDISSDGQLIATCSYDRTFKLWMAE, from the exons ATGCTTTCCTTTGTATTTGATAGGAGTGGGCTTTGCAAGCTCTGGTCTGTTCCCGATTGCAACCTCCTTCACACTCTCCGAG GCCATAACACAAACGTAGGAGCAATTGTATTCCATCCAAAATCCACTGTCTCTTTGGACCAGAAAGATGTCAATCTGGCTTCTTGTGCTGCTGATGGTTCTGTGAAGCTTTGGAGCCTTGACAG tgaTGAACCAGTGGCAGATATTGAAGGCCATACAGTACGTGTGGCCCGTGTAATGTGGCATCCATCAGGACGTTTCTTGGGCACCACTTG ctatGACCGCTCATGGCGCTTATGGGATTTAGAGGCTCAAGAGGAGATCCTGCATCAGGAAGGCCACAGCATGGGCGTGTATGACATCTCCTTCCATCAGGATGGCTCTTTGGCTGGCACTGG GGGACTGGATGCATTTGGTCGTGTTTGGGACCTGCGTACAGGACGGTGTATCATGTTCCTAGAAGGCCACCTGAAGGAAATCTATGGAATAAATTTCTCCCCCAATGG CTACCACATTGCAACCGGCAGCGGTGACAACACCTGCAAAGTGTGGGACCTCCGGCAGCGGCGCTGTGTCTATACCATCCCCGCCCATCAGAACTTAGTGACCGGTGTCAAGTTTGAGC CTATCCATGGGAATTTCTTGCTTACTGGTGCTTACGACAACACAGCCAAGATCTGGACACACCCAGGCTGGTCCCCACTGAAGACTTTGGCTGGCCATGAAGGCAAAGTGATGGGCCTAGACATTTCTTCTGATGGGCAGCTCATAGCCACTTGCTCTTATGACAGGACCTTCAAGCTCTGGATGGCTGAATAG
- the RNF183 gene encoding E3 ubiquitin-protein ligase RNF183 codes for MAEQQGREPECPVCWNPFNNTFHTPKVLDCCHSFCVECLAHLSLVTPARRRLLCPLCRQPTVLASGQPVTDLPTDTAVLTLLRLEPHHVILEGHQLCLKDQPKSRYFLRQPRVYTLDLGPEPGGQTGPPQDAGPSPRSLPIPVPSHYSLRECFRNPQFRIFAYLMAVILSVTLLLIFSVFWTKQFLWGVG; via the coding sequence ATGGCCGAGCAGCAGGGCCGGGAGCCTGAGTGCCCTGTCTGCTGGAACCCCTTCAACAACACGTTCCACACCCCCAAAGTGCTGGACTGTTGTCACTCCTTCTGCGTGGAATGCCTGGCCCACCTCAGCCTGGTGACTCCAGCCCGGCGCCGGTTGCTCTGCCCCCTCTGTCGCCAGCCCACGGTGCTGGCCTCTGGGCAGCCTGTCACGGACTTGCCCACGGATACTGCCGTGCTCACCCTGCTTCGCCTGGAGCCCCACCATGTCATCCTGGAAGGCCACCAGCTCTGTCTCAAGGACCAGCCTAAGAGCCGCTACTTCCTGCGCCAGCCCCGGGTTTACACGCTGGACCTAGGCCCTGAGCCCGGGGGCCAAACTGGGCCCCCCCAGGACGCAGGCCCTTCCCCCAGGTCTCTGCCCATTCCCGTCCCCAGCCACTACTCTCTGAGGGAGTGTTTCCGCAACCCTCAGTTCCGGATCTTTGCTTACCTGATGGCTGTCATCCTCAGTGTCACCCTGTTGCTCATCTTCTCCGTCTTTTGGACTAAGCAGTTCCTTTGGGGTGTGGGATGA